In Hydrotalea sp., one DNA window encodes the following:
- a CDS encoding transcriptional repressor, protein MAASIIATFLSTKKTAQNAVKSVRSPHAPWENALGAMTLPPELMVIFGGNKHQLTAVKRRGVIAALKKLKHLAGTGIFPQQLLARATQGTDGGADSDAHAAGVNGTTAPDDILSDVALSGMLKDRKITPTAPRLLMMKLLFQRKTHQHLTAEEIFAKLKGKKKPSISLASIYNSLNLFVEHGLLARHHFSMQLWDEKKRGAIFYDTNIMPHHHVVDKSSGKIYDLPLDIIPMQDAVEMASQRMKKDNAIPQNLWRAQGVKKNIFVMPMVFVLE, encoded by the coding sequence ATGGCGGCATCTATCATAGCCACTTTCTTATCGACCAAAAAAACGGCGCAAAACGCCGTAAAATCGGTGCGGTCACCGCACGCGCCGTGGGAAAACGCGCTGGGTGCCATGACCCTGCCCCCCGAATTGATGGTAATATTTGGCGGCAACAAGCATCAATTAACCGCCGTGAAAAGGCGCGGCGTTATCGCGGCGTTAAAAAAATTAAAACATTTGGCAGGGACGGGTATTTTTCCGCAACAATTATTGGCGCGCGCGACGCAAGGCACAGACGGCGGCGCGGATAGCGACGCCCATGCGGCGGGGGTAAATGGCACGACCGCGCCTGATGATATATTATCCGACGTTGCCCTGAGCGGCATGTTGAAGGATAGAAAAATCACGCCAACCGCGCCGCGGTTGTTGATGATGAAATTATTGTTTCAACGCAAAACCCACCAACACCTGACGGCGGAAGAAATTTTTGCTAAGCTAAAGGGCAAAAAAAAACCGAGTATTTCGCTGGCGTCGATTTATAATAGCTTAAATCTTTTTGTTGAACATGGGTTGTTGGCGCGGCACCATTTTTCGATGCAATTGTGGGACGAAAAAAAACGCGGTGCAATTTTTTATGACACCAACATCATGCCGCACCACCATGTGGTTGATAAATCGTCGGGCAAAATTTATGACCTGCCGCTGGATATTATCCCAATGCAGGATGCGGTCGAAATGGCCAGCCAACGTATGAAAAAAGACAATGCGATTCCACAAAACCTATGGCGCGCCCAGGGTGTTAAAAAAAATATTTTCGTCATGCCAAT